The following are from one region of the Platichthys flesus chromosome 2, fPlaFle2.1, whole genome shotgun sequence genome:
- the LOC133966386 gene encoding guanylyl cyclase-activating protein 1-like, translating into MPASLVDATHPGYVTDMGNYNSSTVEELQACESHQWYRKFMTECPSGVLTFYEFKQFFGLRNLSDTSNAYIETMFTTFDMNDDGYIDFMEYVAALSLVLKGGVQQKLRWYFKLYDIDGSGCIDREELLQIIKSIRAINGIPQEMSTEDFANMVFDKIDINGDGELSYEEFIEGVQNDEMLLKTLTESLDLTHIVQQIQGEIRANI; encoded by the exons ATGCCTGCGTCCTTGGTGGATGCAACACATCCTGGCTATGTGACAGACATGGGAAACTATAACAGCTCCACAGTGGAGGAACTACAAGCGTGTGAGAGTCATCAGTGGTACAGAAAATTCATGACCGAGTGCCCGTCCGGAGTTCTTACCTTCTACGAGTTCAAGCAGTTTTTTGGCCTGAGGAATCTGTCGGACACATCAAATGCCTACATCGAGACCATGTTCACCACGTTTGACATGAATGAC GATGGTTACATTGACTTCATGGAGTATGTGGCTGCACTGAGTCTGGTGCTGAAAGGAGGAGTGCAGCAGAAGCTCCGCTGGTATTTCAAACTGTATGATATCGATGGGAGTGGCTGCATCGACCGCGAGGAGCTGCTTCAGATTATTAAG TCCATTCGAGCGATCAATGGAATCCCTCAGGAGATGTCCACAGAAGACTTTGCCAACATGGTGTTTGACAAGATTGACATCAACGGAGACG GTGAACTGTCCTATGAGGAGTTCATAGAGGGGGTCCAGAACGACGAAATGCTCCTGAAGACGCTGACGGAGAGTCTGGACCTGACACACATAGTCCAACAGATTCAAGGAGAGATCAGGGCCAACATTTAG